Proteins found in one Streptomyces sp. NBC_00461 genomic segment:
- a CDS encoding SAM-dependent methyltransferase translates to MSGDALSQDPAELRRRIDTTKAHPARVYDVFLGGKDNYPVDRAAAAAALAANPRGYLDVRHNRDFLRRAVNTLAEDHGIRQFLDIGTGLPTAENVHQIAQRIAPDSRVVYVDNDPVVLAHARALLTSGPEGRTDYIDADFKNPAQILEQAAKTLDFDQPVALCLVALLHFVEDEEAYPIVRGLVEALPSGSRLVLSHLTEDLNPENIRAVQRTYTERGFTFVLRSEAEVARFFTENSLELAEPGVVPAHHWRADDAAPVPEQPDASYLAALDDIEKVRYADINDVTDADINVYVAVGGKG, encoded by the coding sequence GCACCCTGCCCGCGTCTACGACGTCTTCCTCGGCGGCAAGGACAACTACCCCGTCGACCGGGCGGCGGCCGCCGCCGCGCTCGCCGCCAACCCGCGCGGCTACCTCGACGTACGGCACAACCGCGACTTCCTGCGGCGGGCAGTGAACACGCTGGCCGAGGACCACGGCATACGCCAGTTCCTCGACATCGGTACCGGCCTGCCCACCGCGGAGAACGTCCACCAGATCGCCCAGCGGATCGCCCCCGACTCGCGGGTCGTGTACGTCGACAACGACCCGGTGGTGCTCGCCCACGCGCGGGCGCTGCTCACGAGTGGGCCCGAGGGCCGTACGGACTACATCGACGCCGACTTCAAGAACCCGGCGCAGATCCTGGAACAGGCCGCGAAGACGCTGGACTTCGACCAGCCGGTCGCGCTGTGCCTCGTGGCGCTCCTGCACTTCGTCGAGGACGAGGAGGCGTACCCGATCGTGCGCGGACTCGTCGAGGCGCTGCCGTCCGGGAGCCGGCTGGTGCTCAGCCATCTCACCGAGGATCTCAACCCCGAGAACATCCGCGCGGTCCAGCGCACCTACACCGAGCGGGGCTTCACCTTCGTGCTGCGTTCCGAGGCGGAGGTCGCGCGGTTCTTCACGGAGAACTCCCTGGAGTTGGCGGAGCCCGGAGTGGTCCCCGCCCACCACTGGCGCGCCGACGACGCCGCTCCCGTTCCGGAGCAGCCCGACGCCTCCTACCTGGCGGCCCTCGACGACATCGAGAAGGTGCGCTACGCCGACATCAACGACGTCACGGACGCTGACATCAACGTGTACGTGGCGGTCGGCGGCAAGGGCTGA